The Dioscorea cayenensis subsp. rotundata cultivar TDr96_F1 chromosome 18, TDr96_F1_v2_PseudoChromosome.rev07_lg8_w22 25.fasta, whole genome shotgun sequence genome includes the window tttagtgatttaaaaataattaatttttggacattattttattttaaataaaataattaaattgtattcttctattaaaatgtataaatttaaaatttatttagaaaatgaatacatcaataacttatttaaaatttataaaaattggagccatttaataaattttttataattaaaacatattatataattaaaatatgagaGGGGACAAAagttattttactaaaattttttccTATATCCTCATTGTTGTCAAACCCTGATCGACAGAAAAAACCAGGAATCGGCCATGAGCCCGGTCCAGCTAACCTTTTTGACTCGATGTTCATATAGCGCGGCCAAAAACCGGTGGCCCGATTGATTAACTCGAAAACCGGTTAACTCGGCCAGATCTACcggattaaaaaatattgaacgAGTGGCGGCGAGGGACAGCGAACGACGGCGAGAGCAAGAAAATGAGGGTGAACTAGCGATTGATGGAGACAAGAAGTACACAAGCCCAGAAAAATGGAGAACTGGTAGTTTATGGAGACGAGAAGAACAACAacccataaaaaaatatgaaaaaaattaaatatcatatttaattaattgtgtattttaattattaaaatataagttatattattttttatcattattaattattatatatattttttaaaatattttgttactggccccggttcaacccggtcAAACCCATCGACTCCTAACCCCTAGACTTGACGAGGTCAATATTCGGGCTAGGTCTGACTACCTTACTCCTATCTCTATCCATATTCCCTTCAACTAAACATTTCTTTAATTCACATCTCTAATCTCCATTCCCTATTTCTATCCCCATCCCTATATTTACATGCCCTCCAACTATTGGACCGTAAGTATGTCTGAAATGAAAGGACTTAAACAAGGGTATATGTGTAAATTTCCTTGTCTCATTCCAAACAGAAGCATAAGAGACGTCAATGTGTGAACTTAAACGAACTATTCAACAATCAATGAACAGTGCTACTTTCTCCTTCCAAGTCCATTCTTGGAATGGAATGaacaaaattgaaataattttatttttttttattttttttatttatttacttttttgctcaaccttgcattttattttatttatttatttacttttttgctCAACACTTGCATATACCACATGATGAGGTGTCCTCTTCTCACACCTACTCTCCTCACAGCATTAGCTATATAAATTAAGGTCTTCATCATCTTTCTCCTAGTGCTTCTTTCTTCATCCttttcattctctctctctctctctctctctctctctctctagatagatagatagatagatagatagatagataacaCAAATTAAAGGAAGATGGGAAGGCAACCATGTTGTGACAAGGTGGGGCTGAAGAAGGGGCCATGGACAACAGAGGAAGACAAGAAGTTAATAAGCTTCATCCTCACCAATGGCCATTGTTGTTGGAGAGCTGTACCAAAGCTTGCaggttttgattcttttttcttttcattccttttgtttttctttttcttctttaataaaaaaaaattatatatgtcaaCCTCATTCTTTAGAGTTAGAGATCAAATTTGCATGCTTTCcttgacttttttttcttttgtacttATGCAGCATTTAATGATGACCATGAACCAAAcaaagtcattaattaaaaaacattattttcatctttatatatgtgttttttttattaattttgtgaaattttttgtgGCTCAGGATTACTTAGGTGTGGCAAGAGCTGTAGACTAAGATGGACAAATTATCTCAGGCCTGACCTCAAGAGAGGACTGTTATCAGACTCTGAAGAGAAGCTTGTTATTGACCTCCATGCTCAACTTGGTAACAGGtgcatattaattaattaattaattaactaattaataaatgctGGCTTGGCTTGGCTTGGATTcacttataaattaaataaataacaataaatagaaCTTGCatctttagtttttatataaatttaaaaaaaaacatgtgttGCAGGTGGTCCAAGATTGCATCTCAACTTCCTGGAAGAACTGATAATGAGATAAAGAACCATTGGAACACACACATCAAGAAAAAACTAAGGAAAATGGGAATTGATCCCATGACTCACAAGCCAATATCCAATACTATCTCTTCTTCAACTCATGATCATGATCAAGTCCCACAAGAACAAGCACAGCATGAAAGACAAGCAAGTTCTTCACCTGAAGCTAATGTTCAGAAAAGTAAAGAGAAATGCTCACAATGTTCAAAATCAATAACTGAAGATAATGACACTAATTATAATGAAGACAGAATAAGTGATGAACAGTTGTGTGATCAGTCAGCAAGCTGCTTTTTTTCCACTGATGATGTTCCCATGATTGAAGCTCATGAGATCATTGTCAATCCAAAAGGTTCTTCTTGTAGtactccttcttcttcttatggTGGGATGGTTGAGGAAAACCAGTTTCAAGACTTCGATTGGCCTGAAACAACGAGTTTTTGGGGAGTGGATGACTTCACTGGTTTGGACTTCAATTGTGGTGACCCTTTCAATCTGATTCAGAGGGCTGTGTTGGATCAAGAATCATGGATGTTTGAGgctttctgatttttttttttcatttttctttttgggtggtATGCACAGAGGACTTCTTAAGTGAATGTTGTGCTTTTGTTTTCCATTAATTTTCATTGGCATTGCTTGTGCATATTCTATGAATCTATCATTGTGCTTCTTGGTCCACCAAAGATAATGAACGATTTATCTAGTTGTATTCCTcacatttaaagaaaaaactaaattataattCTTGCAGTTCTAAGTCTAGTACGAACATGAATTACTTTCATTTGTCTTCTcaaattattgttgttatacttagacaaaaaaattgaattaatgtGATTTAAGTGCGTAATCAGATTACAAGATGTCaacagttttttttattttatttctctcatttatttttcaggaaaaaaatatatttttaataatctgcatgccattttttattatttattttttaaaatgtgagCATATGTCTGTGAGGTATATATTAACCATGTATGAAATGATTacattctttatttctttaaattaaGGGGCTTATTATTAAAGTTAGTTATCCTTCTAATGCATCTCTAACCACAATTGTGATCATCACATTCACCTAGAGTATTAATGAtggtatattatttatttatttattttaataaaataaataaatcatgttaataGTATGCACAAATAAAGAGTTAATATCTCAACCTATCTGTACTTTTACTCTTGGTCCGTTAAGATTTAAACCtcttcaataaaaatacaaacattttATATAGAAGGTCATGTAATAATAGATCAATATGTTATTGGTGTGATGGTAATATTACggcataaaatattttataaaaaataatatattttttttaatatatatatatttataaatattacttaAATATATTAGGCAGAAGATACCATACAGGTCAAACACAAAAAGGATTGgagtacatatttaaataaaaaaatgtttcataTATGTAAATCATGCTTTAGAGGTGTGTGGAGGACGTTTTTTTTCCCTCATTTTTGTGGATGTGggttttttggtgttttttgttttgtttgtactGTTCCACtacttgtggttttttttaaccctggaggttttttttataggaaCATAATTTTTACCGTAATTTTTGTTCTACTTAATTGAAATGGTTTtatccaaatttttaaaaaaaaaatcatgttaaaatttaaaaggaagtgggtagtttttttaaatcaaattaatttatatatatatatatatatatattgacgtTACTTACGAGTGGTTGTGGAAATTGGTGAATACTTATGATTGATGTGCCCATACCTTTGAGGATGTCAACTTCTCTATATTCACACTCATTGACTATactccattgttttcttttaaaataaaataaattaaaagttatcGTATATATTAGTTGTGGAGGAAAATTAGGAAAATTACTCCTCAATCAAAGATTTCAAAGAAATGGGCCAGTGAGTATTTTGTCCATAAGTTAAAGATGGAGTCTATGTGTAAAGTTATTGACATATAACATAACATTATGTGTGTGAATATGACATATACCTCCAATACAAACGAGTATGATGGAGAAACAGAACTAACTAGTGTTAGGCATACTTCACATGAATTACTTCAAATGCAAAGTTGTCACAACTAATTATCAATTATCatattattgaagaaaaatattccaTAGATCAAAAGGAgtattattatcaataatagCTTGACAACAaaatttggtatatatattgAGAGGTATACCGgtcactttttgttttttgttttttttatttgttgttttgtgttctcgttgtttctcttttttttctttaatgaagcgtagtttatccatttttacatatgtacatatatatgtatatctttaGAGGTATAGCAAGACcaatatgaatttaattaacataaaattatttataaaaatcactaAAGTATTTAATTAGGATATCAGCTCTTGTAACAAAAGTCTCTCATTCCATTTTTATCTACTAAGGAGGTGTTTG containing:
- the LOC120281862 gene encoding transcription factor MYB20-like; this encodes MGRQPCCDKVGLKKGPWTTEEDKKLISFILTNGHCCWRAVPKLAGLLRCGKSCRLRWTNYLRPDLKRGLLSDSEEKLVIDLHAQLGNRWSKIASQLPGRTDNEIKNHWNTHIKKKLRKMGIDPMTHKPISNTISSSTHDHDQVPQEQAQHERQASSSPEANVQKSKEKCSQCSKSITEDNDTNYNEDRISDEQLCDQSASCFFSTDDVPMIEAHEIIVNPKGSSCSTPSSSYGGMVEENQFQDFDWPETTSFWGVDDFTGLDFNCGDPFNLIQRAVLDQESWMFEAF